In one window of Macadamia integrifolia cultivar HAES 741 chromosome 2, SCU_Mint_v3, whole genome shotgun sequence DNA:
- the LOC122071882 gene encoding TLC domain-containing protein 1-like: MARGSHGNNTGAFFVATLVLWFVSVMFEILFHKRTELVYVVAGCCFYQIANWVIRFFVFHDPLFVNTCVSLLHSSVTSVSVILILVNQWATKGLSATFNHDQLFGGMWPGVYLALCFSCGYFAHDQWDILRFRLYNGVIPSILVHHLLHLVWFTLALYRRVTVNYLILTLICELHSIFLHVRKVRRMAGVRDTNSKFVRVEWALNWITFFLARLGSHILITIKLIKDASKFGKGVELPLALFGMVGMNLLNVILGLDLFKAYRREKNEHPRHQE, encoded by the exons ATGGCGAGGGGAAGCCATGGGAACAATACTGGAGCTTTCTTTGTGGCCACTTTGGTTCTGTGGTTTGTCTCTGTTATGTTCGAGATCCTCTTCCATAAGAGAACGGAACTTGTCTATGTGGTTGCTGGTTGCTGTTTCTACCAAATTGCCAACTGGGTCATCCGATTCTTTGTATTTCATGATCCTCTTTTTGTCAACACCTGCGTCTCTTTGCTTCATTCCTCCGTTACTTCTGTTTCAG TCATTCTCATCTTGGTTAATCAGTGGGCAACAAAGGGTTTAAGTGCGACGTTTAACCATGATCAGTTGTTTGGAGGGATGTGGCCTGGTGTATACCTGGCTTTGTGCTTCTCCTGTGGTTACTTTGCACATGACCAGTGGGATATACTCCGGTTCCGGCTGTATAATGGAGTGATCCCTTCAATCCTTGTACACCACTTGCTACATCTGGTTTGGTTTACACTTGCTTTGTACCGAAGAGTCACTGTAAACTATCTTATTCTGACCCTTATTTGTGAG CTTCATTCAATATTCCTACACGTGAGGAAAGTGCGGCGAATGGCTGGAGTACGGGACACAAATTCCAAATTTGTGAGAGTAGAATGGGCACTCAACTGGATCACCTTCTTCCTAGCGAGGCTCGGTTCACACATTCTCATCACAATCAAGCTCATTAAAGATGCGTCCAAGTTCGGGAAAGGTGTTGAACTCCCACTAGCCCTTTTTGGGATGGTGGGAATGAATTTGCTCAATGTCATTCTTGGCCTTGATCTCTTCAAAGCTtatagaagagagaagaatgAACACCCTAGACATCAGGAATGA